The Prevotella sp. E2-28 genome includes the window CGCTCCGCCTCTTTATCTACTTCGCTGAATTTTCCATCGAAATCGGCTAAAGTACGACTTCGTTTAAGGTTTTCGACAGTCAATCCCGACTTCAACCAACGTTCCAAATCCTTGCTGCTGCCACTGTTATAGAAGCATTCGTACTGGCCTTCGGCATTCGTTTTAACGGTAATGTCGATAGTCTCGCCAGGGCGGGCAAAGAAATACATCTCGTTGAAGCCATTCTTTGAATCATAGTTGAAGAATTCATTAAAGACTGGATAGTTGGCTTGGAATTTCTTCTCGAATGTGCCGTCAGCAGCAATGTTGAGTAAAATTGTATTATGCTCATACTCGAGCACATCCGTAAGAATGCATTGCATCGATGTAAAACCGAATTTTTCAGCATCGAAATTCTCAATACGTCCTCGGATGGTGATAGTGTCTGTCTTAAACCAATCTTGTGGTATCGTTTGTGCTTGTCCTGTCATTGCTGTGAGGACGAGGAGAAAGGATAAAATGATTTTCTTATTCATTGTCATTATGATTTTAGTCTTTTTTCTTTGCATCAAGGTGATAGCCTTATTTCAGCCTTTCTATTAGTTCTTTCAATTCGTGGTCGAGGTTATAGAAGCCGCGAATTCGCAGGTCATCGCGGACGCGGCGGCCGTCGGGTGTGATGACTTCGTAGTGGGGGATGCCATTGAACTGGAAGAGTTCCTGCATGCGGGAGAATTCGGCACTTGAGATGCAGATGGCTTCTTCATCGGCCAGCCATTCGGCTACGTATTTCTTGTAGGCATCGCTACCTCCGGTAATGCGTTCCTCAGCGATAAATACCAGTTTGATGTCATCGCGCTTGGCAATGTTGGCACGCAGGCTCTTGCTGCTTTGGATGGCAGAGCGACATGGACCGCATCCCATGCCCCAGAAGTCAATCATCAGATAACGGCCTGGATGTTTAGCCGAGATGCTGCGAATCAAATCAGCAGCTACATTATTCTCTGGCAGAGGGGTGGAGAGTTCCTTCTGCGCCATCTTGCGCTCGTAATACTGCTCTGTCTTCTGGCGGACATAGGCATTGGCGTATCTGTTGGCACAAATGGGCGTAAGCTCATCAATCCATCCGTTTTGACGCCAGTCATTGAAATTATTCATGAAATCCTTGTGGGTGCTGACTTGTGCTATCAGGTTATTGTGGTCACATCCCATCAGTTGACGCCAACCGTCGTAGCTAAGTTGCATGCTTTTCACCTCGTTCTCGATTGTGGCCTCAATGGCCATCCCCTCATCCTCGTCGTTGATATTCAAAGTACTGAATACGAGATTCCTGACAGGCGTGGCATACTGAACGCGGTTGAGAAGATGGCTGTAGCTGCTGCTGGAGAGCATCAGCGGATTGTTGAAATCTATGCGGTGCAGTGGCTTGTAGTTGTCCATCTTTGACAGTTCCTGCCATTCCACACTATCCAGGATTTCTGTGTAATAGATACCATCACGTAGATCCTGTTTCATCAGGTCCATCTGATGATACATGCCATAGTCTAAGATAGATTCAGCATAGAGAGTCAGTAAATCTGCAAGGGCCAGCTGTGCCTCGAATGGCGTGTAATGCCTGTCACGACATTCGTTGTTGAACAGGTAGAGCATGTTCTTCCATGTGCTTTCAGCTATGGCTGGCAGTTCGCAGAATTTGCCTTTGAAGTAAGCTAGCGGAAAACAAAGATTCTGGTAGAGGTGCTCAGATTTCAGCAGACGCTCCACATCCTTGCTGCTACCATTATTATAGTAGCATTCATATTTTCCCTGAGTATTTTTCCTGACGGTGATGTCAATCGTTTCGCCAGGACGGGCAAAGAACGGTATGGCGTCGAAGCCAACTTTGGAGTCGTATGTATGGAATGTCTGCCAGATGGGATAGCTGATCTGGAACTTCTTCTGAAAGGTGCCGTCATGGTTGATGTCGAGCACTTGAGTGGCATCATCTTTCTCGAAGACATCCTCAAAGACACACTCCATTGAGGTGAAGCCAAACTGCTCGGCGTTATACCCTTCAATGCGACCTTTGATGGTGATCGTGTCTGTCTTGAACCAGTCGGCAGGTACGTTGTAGGGGTTCTTTGCCTGAATCTCCTGTAAGGTGGGAACCTTAAGCTTCGTCTTCTGGTCGTGGATGCCCATCAGATAGAACGCCCTCATATTGTCGGCCTCCCTATAGTCAAACAGTTTCACCTTTTTGGGCATGGGCTCAAAGTGCAGCGTGAAGTCTTTCGACCCAGTTGATTCTCCGAATGAATTCAGCTTTATCCCTTCGGCCGAGCGCAATGGGTAGCGATTTCCTTCCTCGTCAATCAGGAAACTGGTGCTGCTGATGCTGAAATTCTGTCCCTTGGGATAGTCTAAGGTGAAATGAATGCTCGTCGCCGTATCCCTGAAGACAACTTCGCGGGCTTTCAACTCACCCCCGTGGATGTTGTGTGCCATCGCCACGGGACTCTTGATCGTCTTATAAGTATTTGCCTCGATACCCACGCTGAGCAGGGCGAGCAGGATAGTGATGATGGTTGATTTCATTGCTTTTACCTTTTTACCTATTTTCTTTTTATCCTTTACCCTTACTTCAGCACTTTATTTACTTCATTCTTAAATACATCGAGACCTGAGAAACCGATGGTCTTGAAGGTTCGATTGCCCTCTGTATCGTAGATGGCGTAAGTGGGAATGCCGTCAGAATCGTAATGATTGAGGATGTAGTTATACTGCTCCTTCGTCAGGTAGTAGTGGTCGCCATCGATGTCCTTGATCATCTCCTGCCAAGTGGCGAGGGGCGACGAGGGCGAGGTGATATAGACGAACTGGATGTCTTTTCCTTTGAGTTCTTTCTTCCACGACTTCATGGCCTGATGACCAGCCTTGCAAGGACCGCACCACGTAGCCCAAATGTCGATGAGCACGGCCTTACCCTTATATTTATTAAGGATGGTCTGCAGGATGTTTTCAGGGGCTACATCATCGAGCTTCTGAAAGAAGACGCTCTCCTTGTTAGCCAGTTCTTCAGCGAGGCGCTGTTGCTCAGCCTGATATTCACGGATGACATTCTTGCAATCCTCGTTCTTCAAGGTTGCGAGAAGCACATTCGTAAGGCCCTCATTATCACCCTTTATAACATCCTGCACACATCTCAGCTCGTTGTTATAGGGATTCTTTACTACGGCTTGCTTGTCGTATGCGGCTATTGATGTCTCCCAGAACACCTGACTGCAAGGCGATGTGGGCTCGTTGAGATACTTCCAACTGTAGGCCTGCTCTTCTTCTGTCAGGGTGAGCATATCCTTGTTCTTCTCCATATTCTCAGAGAGATTCCTTTGGGTCATCCAGATTTCTCCGTCATCGTCCACAAAGAATTGGCTGTAATTGAATACAAAGTGACGCGTCCATTTCACATAGTCCTCTTCGGCAGCCATACAGATCAGGTCTTTTGCAGCCGTAGTAAACTCTGTCTTCTTAATTGTATTGACGCGCTGTTCGAAGATGTCCTGTAGGCTTTTCAGACGCTCTTCCTTCGTCTTACAGTCCTTGACTTTCGGATAGATTGCAAAATCGCTCAGTAATTCTCCAAACGTATCTTTTACTTTAGTCATATCCATATTGGTTTTGGCCATATAGCCCTTGAAGGCAACGAACGGTTTGTTGTCGGTGGTGACCTTCATCAGAATATTGACTTCCTGGTCTGGAGCAATCAGAATGTTGCTGAAAGCCATCCCTTCTACGCCAACAGTCACCTCGCGAGTGAGCCACAGGGGAATTTCTACTTTCAGGGTGCCATCCTCGGCAAATGGGAGGAATTTGTCATAACGTGCCATTGAGCCTAATGGTGTAAAGCCGCCCATATAGAAAGACATGT containing:
- a CDS encoding thioredoxin family protein — translated: MKSTIITILLALLSVGIEANTYKTIKSPVAMAHNIHGGELKAREVVFRDTATSIHFTLDYPKGQNFSISSTSFLIDEEGNRYPLRSAEGIKLNSFGESTGSKDFTLHFEPMPKKVKLFDYREADNMRAFYLMGIHDQKTKLKVPTLQEIQAKNPYNVPADWFKTDTITIKGRIEGYNAEQFGFTSMECVFEDVFEKDDATQVLDINHDGTFQKKFQISYPIWQTFHTYDSKVGFDAIPFFARPGETIDITVRKNTQGKYECYYNNGSSKDVERLLKSEHLYQNLCFPLAYFKGKFCELPAIAESTWKNMLYLFNNECRDRHYTPFEAQLALADLLTLYAESILDYGMYHQMDLMKQDLRDGIYYTEILDSVEWQELSKMDNYKPLHRIDFNNPLMLSSSSYSHLLNRVQYATPVRNLVFSTLNINDEDEGMAIEATIENEVKSMQLSYDGWRQLMGCDHNNLIAQVSTHKDFMNNFNDWRQNGWIDELTPICANRYANAYVRQKTEQYYERKMAQKELSTPLPENNVAADLIRSISAKHPGRYLMIDFWGMGCGPCRSAIQSSKSLRANIAKRDDIKLVFIAEERITGGSDAYKKYVAEWLADEEAICISSAEFSRMQELFQFNGIPHYEVITPDGRRVRDDLRIRGFYNLDHELKELIERLK
- a CDS encoding TlpA disulfide reductase family protein; the encoded protein is MKQYIITTLLVLVAIAGQAKDIIWENPSAFMGTFNGEFKITKAELKSNETVLHIIANYEPHNWIRFDKHSYLQTPDGKRYGITSGTKTNEGEADYTLDSLFWMPESGTANLALHFKPVPQDTKQMDFLESEAPQDFKFWNICDSKTKEKLELPTEWKNVKYAKDETLPAAKINKGIATIKVKMLGYKKGMNMSFYMGGFTPLGSMARYDKFLPFAEDGTLKVEIPLWLTREVTVGVEGMAFSNILIAPDQEVNILMKVTTDNKPFVAFKGYMAKTNMDMTKVKDTFGELLSDFAIYPKVKDCKTKEERLKSLQDIFEQRVNTIKKTEFTTAAKDLICMAAEEDYVKWTRHFVFNYSQFFVDDDGEIWMTQRNLSENMEKNKDMLTLTEEEQAYSWKYLNEPTSPCSQVFWETSIAAYDKQAVVKNPYNNELRCVQDVIKGDNEGLTNVLLATLKNEDCKNVIREYQAEQQRLAEELANKESVFFQKLDDVAPENILQTILNKYKGKAVLIDIWATWCGPCKAGHQAMKSWKKELKGKDIQFVYITSPSSPLATWQEMIKDIDGDHYYLTKEQYNYILNHYDSDGIPTYAIYDTEGNRTFKTIGFSGLDVFKNEVNKVLK